A window of Microbacterium sp. BK668 genomic DNA:
CAGATGCCGAGGACCGTGCCGAACCAGAACGCGGACTCGCCGATCAGCACCCAGGCGCGGACAGGGGAGAGCAGGCTCCAGTCGAAGTCCGTGGAGATCCGGCCGTCCGCGAGCTGTCCGGCAGTGCCCGCCCCGATCCGGAACGTCGCAATCGACACCGCGACCACCGACCCGAGGAGCGCGACGAGTCCGACGACGAGGGCCACGAGTCCGAGCGCGCCGGTTCGCCGCGGCGACGCGAGCGGACCGCCGTACGCGGGCTGCGATCCGGTCGCCGGCGCATATCCCGGGGGAGCGGCATACGGCGAAGGCTGCGCGTACGACGGCTGCGGGTAGGACGGCTGCGCGTACGCCTGCTGGGCGTACGACGGCTGGGCGTACGCCTGCTGGGCGTACGACGGCTGGGCGTACGACGGCTGCGCGTACGACTGCTGGGGGTACGACGCCTGGGGGTTCGGCGTCGGCGGATACGGCTGCCGCCCGGATGTCGTCTGGGGATACGGCGTCGGCGCCGGTGCGCCGGGATAGCCGGCGTAGCTCTGCGGCGGCGGATACGCCGATCCCTGCTGGTGCCACTGTGCCGGACCTGGACCGGGGTGCACCGGCTGGGCGGCTCGATCATGTCGACTCGGCTGTTCTGACGAGCCGACGAGGCGCGGATCAGCCGACGACCCGGGGGACGCGGCATCCGCCGGCTTCGGCGTCTGCTGAGGCGGGAGGGGCGGACGCGGCGGGATGGGGTCGCTCACGGCTTCATCCTAGGAGCGGCGCTGTGTCCGCGCCGCGAGACGCTGCCGCTCCGCGAGACGCTGGCGAGACGCTGGACCCACGGCCGCCCGTCGCCGCGACGTCGTGCGCACTCCGCCGGGCCGGCCGTGGGTCACGCACGCGCGGTGCTCCACCTCGATGAGCGGATACCGCGCGCCGCGACGCCGTCGAACCGTCCAGCCGGTCCGTGGTGTCGGGGCGCCGCCGTAGACTCTTGCGGTGACAATTCCCGGGATCGTGCGCGCCCTCGAGCAGGCAGAATCATTCCGGGATGCCGTGGCCGCGGCATCCGTCGACGCCGACTTCTCGCTCGCCGACGGGTTGGACGCCCCCCTCCTGGCCGCGCTCCTGGAGCGGCGTCGGGCGAGCGGCCGCCCCGGAGCGCTTCTGGCCATCGCCCCCACGGGGCGCCGCGCCGAGTCGCTCGGCGCGGCGTTGGAGTGTCTGTTGCCGGGCGCGGAGATCCTGCACTTCCCGGCATGGGAGACCCTGCCCCACGAGCGGCTGAGTCCCAGCGCCGAGACGGTCGGCCGCCGACTGGATGTGCTGCGACGCATCGCGACCTGGACAGGCGAGACGCCCCTCGTGGTCACCGCGTCGGTGCGCTCGGCACTCCAGCCGCTCGCGGGCGGACTCGCCGATGTCGAGCCCGTCCATCTCGCGGTCGGCGGTCGCGGTCTCGAACTGTCCGACATCTCTTCACGGCTCGTCGACCTCGCTTACCACCGGGTCGACATGGTGTCGCGGCGCGGTGAGTTCGCGGTGCGCGGCGGCATCCTCGATGTCTTCCCCCCCGTCGCCGACCACCCGTACCGGGTCGAGTTCTTCGGCGACGAGGTCGATCAGATCCGCGCGTTCTCGGTCGCGGATCAGCGATCGCTTCCCGGAGAGGTGGGCGATGTCGCGCTCGTGCCCAGCCGCGAGCTCCTCCTCACCGAGAGCGTCCGCGGGCGGGCGCGGCAGTTGAAGGACGAGTTCCCCGCGCTGCGCGGCATGCTCGAGAAGATGGCCGAGGGCATTCCGGTCGAGGGCATGGAGTCCCTCACCCCGGCCGTCGTCGACGGGCTCGTGACGCTCGTCGAGTACCTGCCGGAGGGCGCCGCAGTCGCGCTGGCCGACCCCGAGCGCTCCGTGACGCGCGCCCTCACGCTGGGCGACACGAACCGCGAGTTCCTCGACGCCGCCTGGAGCGCCGCGACGTCGGGAGCGAGCACCCCGATCGATCTGGGTGCCGGCGACTTCCTCACGATCCCACGGCTGCGCGAGAGCGCGTCGGCTCGCGGAGACGTCTGGTGGACCCTGTCCGGCTTCGATTCCGGGGCAGCGGATGCCTCGGCCGAGGGACTCCTCGACGACATCGACGTCGCCCTTCAGGCGTCGGCCGCGATCCGGGTCCCCGGGACCGCCGTGCCGTCGTTCCAGGGCAACGTCGACGGCGCGACCGAGCACGTCGGCCGACTCCTGGCTGACGGCTGGCGCGTCGTCGTCGCGGCCTCCGGAGCCGGACTCGTGGAGCGCGCCCGCGACGTGCTCGGCGAGCGGGGACTGGCCGCCCGCAAGGTCGACGGGGTCCTCGAGGCGCCCGAGCCCGGCGTTGCGCAGGTCGTCGTCGCGTCGCTCGAGCGGGGCTTCGAGTCGCCCGACGCGAAGCTCGCCGTCCTGACCGAGACGGAGTTCTACGGCCGGACGATCGGCGGCGACAGCCGGGTCGTCAAGAAGCTCGCTTCCCGGCGGCGCAACGTCGTCGATCCGCTCCAGCTCAAGGCAGGCGACTACGTCGTGCACGCGACGCACGGGATCGGGAAGTTCGTCGAGCTCACACAGCGCGAAGTGTCCAGCGGCGGGCGCAACGCGGTCAAGAGCGTGCGCGAGTACCTCGTGCTCGAGTACGCGCCGTCCAAGCGCGGATACCCCGGTGACAAGCTGTTCGTTCCCACCGATCAGCTCGACCTGCTGTCGCGCTACGTCGGGGGAGAGGCACCCTCCCTCTCGAAGATGGGCGGCAGCGACTGGGCGCAGGCGAAGGGCCGGGCCCGTAAGGCCGTGCGTGACATCGCCGTCGAGCTGGTCAAGCTCTACTCCGCGCGGATGGCCTCGAAGGGCTACGCGTTCGGGCCCGACACGCCCTGGCAGCGCGAGCTCGAGGAGGCCTTCCCCTTCGCCGAGACGCCCGATCAGCTCCAGACGATCGACGAGATCAAGGCCGACATGGAGAAGCCGATCCCGATGGACCGGCTTCTGTCGGGCGACGTCGGCTTCGGCAAGACCGAGGTCGCCGTGCGCGCCGCCTTCAAGGCGATCCAGGACGGCAAGCAGGTCGCGATGCTCGTGCCGACGACGCTGCTGGTCAAGCAGCACCTCGACACCTTCACGGAGCGGTTCGCCGGCTTCCCCGTCAGAGTGCACCCGCTTTCGCGCTTCCAGTCCGACAAGCAGGCGCGCGACACGATCGCCGGTCTCGCCGACGGCACCGTCGACATGGTCATCGGCACGCACCGCATCCTCACCGAGAAGGTCCTCTTCAAAGACCTCGGCCTCATGATCATCGACGAGGAGCAGCGCTTCGGCGTCGAGCACAAGGACCAGCTGAAGAAGCTGAAGACGAACGTCGACATCCTCGCGATGAGCGCGACGCCCATCCCGCGCACGCTCGAGATGGCGGTCACCGGCATCCGTGAGATGTCGACTCTGCAGACCCCGCCGGAGGACCGGCATCCGATCCTCTCGTACGTCGGTCCTCGCAACGAGAAGCAGATCGCGGCCGCCATCCGCCGAGAACTGCTGCGCGAGGGTCAGGTCTTCTACGTGCACAACCGCGTCCAGTCGATCCAGCGCGTCGCGGCGGAACTCGCCGAGCTGGTGCCGGAGGCGCGCGTCGCCGTCGCTCACGGTCAGATGGGCGAGCATCAGCTCGAGCAGGTGGTCGACGACTTCTGGGAGCGCCGGGCCGATGTGCTGGTCTCGACGACGATCATCGAGACAGGCCTGGACATCTCCAACGCCAACACGATCATCATCGACCGGGCCGACAAGTACGGTCTCAGCCAGCTCCACCAGCTGCGCGGGCGGGTGGGCCGCGCCCGCGAGCGCGCCTACGCCTATTTCCTCTACGACGACCAGAAGCCGCTGTCCGAGACGGCGGCCGACCGCCTCGAGACCATCGCGGTGAACAACGACCTCGGCAGCGGCATGCAGGTCGCGCTGAAGGACCTCGAACTGCGGGGTGCCGGCAATCTCCTCGGCGCCGAGCAGGCCGGGCACATCGCGGGCGTCGGGTTCGACCTCTACCTCCGCATGATCGGAGAGGCCGTCTCGGCCTTCCGCGGGGAGGACGTCGAGGGGCCCGCTGAGCTGCGGCTCGAGCTGCCGGTGCAGGCGCGCATCCCCGAGTCGTACATCGACAGTGAGCGACTGCGCCTCGAGGCCTACCAGAAGCTGTCGGCTGCGGCATCCGTCACGGCCAAGGGCGATGCGATCGACCTCGTCATCGACGAGCTCCGCGACCGGTACGGCGAGCCGCCCGCCGAGGTCGAGGGTCTCGTCGCGGTAACGCGCCTGCGCCGGCGGGCCGCACAGGCCGGTCTCGCGGACGTCGTCGCGATGGGTCCGAATCTGCGCATCGCTCCCGCTGCCCTGCCGGACTCGATGCGAGTTCGCCTGCAGCGCCTGCACCCGAAGGCCAAGCTGCTCTCGGGCGGGGAGGCGCTCGTCGTGCCGCTCCCGACGGCGGGAGGGCAGCCACTGGCGGATGCCGAGCTCATCGCCTGGGTCCGTCAGCTTCTCGACCAGCTCTGGCCGGCGCCCCCCGCCGACGCGGTGGCGGGCGTCGCCGAGCCCGTCACGGCCTGACCGGCGCGTGACCGGCGCGCTCCCACATTCCGGTTATCTCCGTCGTCGGCGACCGCTACGCTGGCGCTGACCGAGGAGGAACCCGTGCAGTTCGAGCACCTCGGGGCGAGCCCCCGCATCCATCCCGAGGCCGTGGTCGCACCGACGGCCGTCGTTAGCGGCGACGTCACCATCGGGCCCGGGAGCCAGGTGCTGCACGGCGCCGTCATCACCGCTGAGGGCGGGACCATCACACTCGGTGAGAACGTCATCGTGATGGAGAACGCGCTCATCCGCGCGACCGCTGTCAACTCCGTCCACATCGGGTCGCATGTGCTCGTCGGGCCGATGGCGAGCATCAGCGGCGCGACGATCGCCGACGAGGTTTTCCTCGCGACGGGCACCCGCGTCTTCAACGGCGCCCGCGTCGGCACCCGCAGCGAAGTGCGCATCAACGCCGTCGTCCATCTGCGCACGATCCTCGCGCCCGAGACCGTCGTGCCCATCGGCTGGATCGCCGTCGGCGATCCCGCGCAGCTGCTTCCGCCCGACCGGCACGAGGAGATCTGGGCGGCGCAGCGCGAGCTCGACTTCCCCGGCTACGTGTTCGGCCTCGATCGAGACACCCCCGACCTCATGGTCCAGCTCACCGAGCGCTACGGGCGGGGGCTCTCCCGACACGCGTACGACAGACGCCTCGAATAGCCGGAGTGACGAGGATGCCGCGGCCCGCGGCATCCCTCACCTCCCGTGGCCGGCGCATACGCGACGTCCGCGACATGCGCCGCAGCTTCGCCGACACGGGATCCTGGGGGCGGACCGGTGCGGTGCTGCCCCGCAGGCTCTATGGTCTCCACATGAGGCGGCTCGCGACGCGGTCCACGCTCGTGCAGGCGGGTGAGGCCTTCTCGAGCAACTGGAGCAACGCCAACCTGCGTCGTGCTCAGCTGAGCTTCTTCGGCGCCTGGACGGCAGAGTCGTCCTTCACGGTGGCGCTCGGTATCGTCGCGTACACCCACGGCGGCGCTCTCGCGCTCGGGCTCATCGGGCTGATCCGGATGCTGCCGTCCGCGCTCCTTGCGCCGATCCTGTCGCCGTTCGCCGACCGAGGCCGCCGGGAACGCGTGCTCGTCGCCGTCTCGGTGCTTCGTGCATTGGCCACCGGCCTCGCCGCCGCCATTCTGGCCGCCGGGGGCGCGGTTCTCGCCGTCTACGCGCTTGCCATCCTGGCCACGATCGCGGCGACGCTCTTCCGTCCCGCCCACTCCGCCCTCCTGCCGACGCTGTGCCGGACGGGACATGAGCTCGCGAGCGCGAACGTGGTGCGCGGGCTGCTCGACTCCGCCGCGACGCTCGTCGGGCCGCTTCTTGCGGCCGTGCTGCTCGCGTTCGCCGATGTGTGGGTCGTCTTCGCCGTGGCGTCCGCCGCCTCTCTGTGGGCGGCCGCGCTTGCGTTCCGCGTCCGCTACGAGGCGCCGCCGCGGCCGCCCTCCCCGCGGGCGGCTCTCGCGCGCGAAGCGATCGAAGGTCTTCGGGCGGTAGGACGCAGCCGTGATCTGCAGCTGATCTTCGGCCTGGCCGCAGCTCAGTCGCTCACGCGCGGCGCGCTCGCCGTGTTCTCCGTCGTGGTCGCCATCGAGACCCTCGGTCTGGGCGAGTCGGGAGCGGGCGCGCTGATGGCTGCCGTGGGCGCCGGCGCGGTCATCGGGTCGCTCGCGGCGTCCCTCCTCGTCGGCACGGGGCGCCTGGGTGCGTGGTTCGCGGTCGGAGTGGCGATGTGGGGCCTTCCGATCGCCCTGATCGGCGTCTTCCCGGAACAGGCGGTGGCTCTCGTGCTGCTCGCCCTGGTCGGGGTCGGGAACGCCTTGATCGACCTCGCGGGATTCACGCTGATCGGACGGATCACACCGGATGCCGTCATGGCCCGTGTCTTCGGAGTGCTCGAGAGCCTCGTCGCGATCTCGGTAGGGCTCGGCTCCATCGTCGCGTCCGGGATCATCGCGTGGCTCGGCATCCAACCGGCTCTCATCGTGATCGGGCTCCTCTGCCCGCTGCTCTCGGTCGCCTCCTGGTGGCGGCTGCGTCGCCTCGACCGTTCGGTCGGCGCGCTCGACGACGATCTGCGCGTCCTCCGCCGGGTCCCGATGTTCCAACCTCTGCCTCTTCCCGCGATCGAGCAGCTCGCACGCGGGCTCGAGTCGGTGGACGTCCCGGCAGGTCGGGCGGTGTTCCAGCAGGGCGACGTCGGCGACCGCTACTACGTCATCGTGTCCGGGGAGGTCGACGTCATGGGTGATGGACGCGTCGTCACCACCCTGCGCGAAGGCGACGGCTTCGGCGAGATCGCGCTCCTGCGCGGCACGCGCCGCACCGCCACCGTCGTCGCCCGCAGCGCGGTGACGCTGAGGG
This region includes:
- the mfd gene encoding transcription-repair coupling factor, which produces MTIPGIVRALEQAESFRDAVAAASVDADFSLADGLDAPLLAALLERRRASGRPGALLAIAPTGRRAESLGAALECLLPGAEILHFPAWETLPHERLSPSAETVGRRLDVLRRIATWTGETPLVVTASVRSALQPLAGGLADVEPVHLAVGGRGLELSDISSRLVDLAYHRVDMVSRRGEFAVRGGILDVFPPVADHPYRVEFFGDEVDQIRAFSVADQRSLPGEVGDVALVPSRELLLTESVRGRARQLKDEFPALRGMLEKMAEGIPVEGMESLTPAVVDGLVTLVEYLPEGAAVALADPERSVTRALTLGDTNREFLDAAWSAATSGASTPIDLGAGDFLTIPRLRESASARGDVWWTLSGFDSGAADASAEGLLDDIDVALQASAAIRVPGTAVPSFQGNVDGATEHVGRLLADGWRVVVAASGAGLVERARDVLGERGLAARKVDGVLEAPEPGVAQVVVASLERGFESPDAKLAVLTETEFYGRTIGGDSRVVKKLASRRRNVVDPLQLKAGDYVVHATHGIGKFVELTQREVSSGGRNAVKSVREYLVLEYAPSKRGYPGDKLFVPTDQLDLLSRYVGGEAPSLSKMGGSDWAQAKGRARKAVRDIAVELVKLYSARMASKGYAFGPDTPWQRELEEAFPFAETPDQLQTIDEIKADMEKPIPMDRLLSGDVGFGKTEVAVRAAFKAIQDGKQVAMLVPTTLLVKQHLDTFTERFAGFPVRVHPLSRFQSDKQARDTIAGLADGTVDMVIGTHRILTEKVLFKDLGLMIIDEEQRFGVEHKDQLKKLKTNVDILAMSATPIPRTLEMAVTGIREMSTLQTPPEDRHPILSYVGPRNEKQIAAAIRRELLREGQVFYVHNRVQSIQRVAAELAELVPEARVAVAHGQMGEHQLEQVVDDFWERRADVLVSTTIIETGLDISNANTIIIDRADKYGLSQLHQLRGRVGRARERAYAYFLYDDQKPLSETAADRLETIAVNNDLGSGMQVALKDLELRGAGNLLGAEQAGHIAGVGFDLYLRMIGEAVSAFRGEDVEGPAELRLELPVQARIPESYIDSERLRLEAYQKLSAAASVTAKGDAIDLVIDELRDRYGEPPAEVEGLVAVTRLRRRAAQAGLADVVAMGPNLRIAPAALPDSMRVRLQRLHPKAKLLSGGEALVVPLPTAGGQPLADAELIAWVRQLLDQLWPAPPADAVAGVAEPVTA
- a CDS encoding gamma carbonic anhydrase family protein, which encodes MQFEHLGASPRIHPEAVVAPTAVVSGDVTIGPGSQVLHGAVITAEGGTITLGENVIVMENALIRATAVNSVHIGSHVLVGPMASISGATIADEVFLATGTRVFNGARVGTRSEVRINAVVHLRTILAPETVVPIGWIAVGDPAQLLPPDRHEEIWAAQRELDFPGYVFGLDRDTPDLMVQLTERYGRGLSRHAYDRRLE
- a CDS encoding MFS transporter — encoded protein: MRRLATRSTLVQAGEAFSSNWSNANLRRAQLSFFGAWTAESSFTVALGIVAYTHGGALALGLIGLIRMLPSALLAPILSPFADRGRRERVLVAVSVLRALATGLAAAILAAGGAVLAVYALAILATIAATLFRPAHSALLPTLCRTGHELASANVVRGLLDSAATLVGPLLAAVLLAFADVWVVFAVASAASLWAAALAFRVRYEAPPRPPSPRAALAREAIEGLRAVGRSRDLQLIFGLAAAQSLTRGALAVFSVVVAIETLGLGESGAGALMAAVGAGAVIGSLAASLLVGTGRLGAWFAVGVAMWGLPIALIGVFPEQAVALVLLALVGVGNALIDLAGFTLIGRITPDAVMARVFGVLESLVAISVGLGSIVASGIIAWLGIQPALIVIGLLCPLLSVASWWRLRRLDRSVGALDDDLRVLRRVPMFQPLPLPAIEQLARGLESVDVPAGRAVFQQGDVGDRYYVIVSGEVDVMGDGRVVTTLREGDGFGEIALLRGTRRTATVVARSAVTLRALKADRFLGVVMGFGPSARTAETGVEHQLGRYAPAGPNDPPT